Below is a genomic region from Microbulbifer sp. ALW1.
CGTGCCATGAGCTACGAAGAAGTGAAAGAAATGCGCGAACTGAAACGCAAGGCCCGCAATAACACCATCATGGGTGTCGCAGCCATTGTCGGCGGTATTGCCGCAGCCGGAGCCGGCGGTGGCGCAGCGCGACAGGCCGGCAATGTGGCGGTAGCTGGCGGTGGCTATCTGGTGAAAAGCGGCTTCGACCGCCGTTCCGAAGCCAAAATGCATATCGAGGCACTGCAGGAACTGGGCGATTCCATGGAAGCCGAAGTTGAGCCACGTATTGTCGAGCTGGAAGACCGCACCGTTACGCTCTCCGGCTCGGTGGAAAACCAGTACCGCCAGTGGCGCGAACTGCTGAAGGAAATTTATCAGGCAGAAACCGGCGGTATGCGCGATATTTAAAATTGTCTGGGCGCTGCCTTTTCTGTCGGAAGGCAGCCCGCAACCAGATCTGTGACCCGGTACCGGCACCAGGGACTTGGTGCCGGTAAATGCAAAATAACAGCGAACAGTGCGGAAAAACCATGCAACACCGCGATCCATCATCGGAAGATCAGTCTTATATTCAGCCCGCCGACTTTTCCTTCGGCGGTGAATCCCAGCCCGATAGCCCCGGGGGAAACACGCAGGCCAACCAGTCCGCTCAAGCAAAACGGTCCAGCGCAAGTGGCAGGCTCACACCGATATTGCTCGGAGTAGGCACACTGACCGCCCTGATTGGCGTCTTCTGGGTGCTACCCCAGGTTGTCGAGCCGCCAGAAATTCCGGTAAGCGCAACGGTCGCCAAGGATGCATCAGGCACGGCAACAACCGCAAAATTCGCGAACAAAATAGAGGAATCGCCTTTTAGCGAAGCGGAAATCACCCAGCAGCGCCGCGATGTCCAAAAGGTGCTGCAAGAAATTCTGCAATTGCAGGAAGAGCTGCTGGAACGAAAAGTGGAAACCTGGGCGGCGGAAGAGTATTTCGCCGCACGCACCCTGGCGGAAGAAGCGGATGGCATCTACCGCCAGCGCAAATTCATGCAAGCGCTGGAACAGTACCGCCAGGCACTGGCCGGCCTGCAACAGCTGCGCGACAGCATTCCCGAGCGGATTGAATCACACCTGGCTGCCGGGCACAGCGCTCTCGATACCGGCGATGCCGCGGCGGCGAGCAAAGCCTTCGACCTGGTCCTGACCATTTCCGAAGGGCACCCGCGCGGCACCAGAGGCAAGGAGCGCGCAGCGCTACTGCCAGAGGTGTGGCCGCATTTTACCGCCGGTAAAGAGGCCTTTTCCGACAATGCACTGGATACAGCCAAAGCCGAACTGGAACAGGCGCTGAGTATCGATGGTGATACCGAAGCCGCAAAAGCACTGTTGCCACAGGTGACCGCTGCAATTCTTGAACGAGACTATAGCGAAGCCATGTCCGCCGGTTATAGCGCTATCGCCAACAATGATTTCGACAAAGCGAAGAACTTTTTCGCCAAGGCAAAGCAGCTGAAACCGCAGGCCAGTGATCCCGATGTGGGTATAGCCCACGCCAACAATGGTATCGCCCAGGCCAAAATCGATCGGCTGTTTGCCAGCGCCGCTGAAAAGGAGCAGCTTGAGGAGTGGCACAAGGCCGCAGAAAAATATCGCAAGCTGATTGCCCAGGACAGCAGCCTGGTGGAAGCACTCACTGGCAAAGCCCGCTCGGAAGCGCGCGCGAAACTCGACGACCAGCTGCAGGAACTGCTGGCAGATCCACTCACCCTGGGCCAGGGCGCGCGCAATAAGCATGCCCGTAAAATTCTCGCGGACGCGCGCGCGCTCAAGACGGACACACCACGCCTACAAAACCAGATTGACGCGCTCGAATCCGCACTGACGAAATCCCTGATACCCATTACGGTTTTATTGCAATCGGATGCCAGCACCCAGGTCACCATTTACCACGTTGGCAAACTGGGTAACTTTTCCGAGCGCGAGATAGCGCTAAAACCAGGCCGCTACACCGCAGTTGGCACGCGCCAGGGATACCGCGATGTACGACAAGAGTTTGTCGTTGATCCTACCGGTGAGTCGCCTACGGTCACCATTCAGTGTGCAGAAAAAATTAACAGCGCCAATAATTCCTGAGCATTGAACCCACACCCCGCGGACAGATCAAAAAGCACACAGATTCACCACTGACTTGTGGTTTTCTGAGGTAACTGTCCGCGGCTTCCACCGCTGATTTTTCTGACCAGCCAACCATTTCCTCTGTCACTCAATGGTCATTTTGTACCAGCTTTTTTCCCCCTTTGCGACGCGCGAGCGCGTTTCGGTGGAGTGGACGAAAGTGTCGCCCCAGTGTCGGGAAAACAGAAAAATCAACGCCAAAAACGCCCCCGTTCAGGCTGCAATCGCCAGAGCGGGCTAAGCTGAAATGCGCGGCTCCATCTTTGGCTCTCCACCTGAACCGGCAGTGTTCCGGTGCGCCAAAGACCAGGACAAAGGAAGTCCGGAAAACAGAGCCTACGGAAAATCAATAAGTACGCAGTAACAGGAAACCATAAATGACAGCCAAGGAAGCGGTTCCCGTTCGCGACAGCGAGCCGGCCAACGAAGATGCGTCCGTCATCCAGCCGATTGGATTTACCCCTGCTCCGGTGACCTCCGGTAGCAATAAACTGCTGCTTTCCCCCAAAGCGATTGCCGTCGCCACCTGTTTGTTACTCGGCGCACTGATGTTGATTTACCTGTTGGTCGCGCGCTCACTGATATTTGAAACCCAGCCGGCGGACGCGAAGGTTTCCGTCAGCGGTATGGCTCTTGCCCTTGGCGACGGCCACCTGGTTCTCCCGGGCCACTACAGCTACACCGTATCCGCCACCGGTTACCTGCCTCAGAGCGGCGAAGTGGAAGTCAGCAGTGACAGCAACAGCCGCCATGCGGTCAACCTGGAGCGCCTGCCCGGTCATCTGCGGGTGGTTACAGAGCCACAGGTACCGGTACGGGTTCTGGTCAACGGCGCCGAAGTGGAAAGCAGCGAAGGCCTGGCCGAATCCATTCCCGCCGGTCGCAAGCGCATTACCATTCTCACCGAGCGCTACCTGCCATTTAGCAAAGAAATTGAAATCGAAGGCCTGGACAACACTCAGACCCTCACCGCCAACCTGCGCCCCGCCTGGGCCAATGTGCACATCACCAGCACCCCTGCAGGCGCCACCGTTAGCGTAGAAGGGCGAATTCTTGGCACTACGCCGCTGACAGCGGAGCTGGTGCAAGGGGATCGGGTGGTAGAGGTATCGCTACCGCAATACAAAACCGTACAACTGCCGGTACCGGTCACTGCCGGTGTGGACCAGACACTGGCAACCGTGGATCTCGCTGCGGCCGATGGCACTCTGCGCGTCGCCAGCAACCCGCCTGGCGCGAGTGTTACCGTGGATGGCGAGTACCGCGGCCAGACACCGCTGGATTTGTCACTGGCGTCCAACAGCCGTCACCAGCTGCGCTTCTTTATGGATGGTTACAGCACCGTAGAACGGTCCGTGGATGTACGGGCCGATGACCTGCAGGACATGCATGTGGAGCTGACCGCCGTGTTCGGCCAGGTATCCATCACCAGCAGCCCCGCAGAGGCCCAGGTCTTTATCGACGGCAAGCTCGTCGGTACCGCGGGACAAACCTTCACCCTGCCCACCCGCAGCCACAATATCACCGTGCGCAAGGCGGGCTACGAGGATTACACCACCACCATCGTGCCCTCCAGCAAACTCAAGCAGAGCGTGCGCGCGGTTTTGCTGACCGGTGAACAGGCACGCTGGAGCAATGTCGCTGCGGAAATTACCCACGGTGCCGGCGGCAAAATGCTGCTCATGCGGCCCAACGCAAAATTCACCATGGGCTCCTCCCGCCGCGAACAGGGCCGACGCGCCAATGAAGTGTTGCGCAAGATTTCCCTGACCCGGCCTTTCTATATCGGCAGCACCGAGGTTACCAATCGCGAATATCGCCGCTACCAGCGCATGCATTCCTCCAGCCACACCAATGGCGTCAGCCTCGATAATGACAGCCTTCCGGTGGTCAATATCAGCTGGAATGACGCCGCCCTCTTCTGCAACTGGTTGAGCGCTCGCGATGGCTTGAAAGAGGTTTACCGGGCTGAACGGGGGCGCGTGGTCGGCTTCGATGCCAGCGCCAATGGCTACCGTATGCCCACCGAGGCAGAGTGGGCCTGGGCCGCACGGTACGAACGCGGAGCCATGCGCAAATTCCCCTGGGGTGAATCCTTACCCGTGGGCAAAAACTCCGGCAACTTCGCCGACAGCAGCGCCGGCCAGATAGTGCCCGCGGTACTGCGCACCTACAACGACCGTTATGCAGCAACCGCCCCGGTTGCCAGCTTCAGCCCCAACCCAATTGGCCTGTTTGATATGGGCGGTAATGTGTCGGAGTGGATACACGATCTCTATACCGTCGGCACCGGCCTGTCCCTGAAAGAAGAGGAAAACCCCGTGGGTCCGCAAGATGGCGACTACCACGTAGTGCGCGGTTCCAGCTGGAAGCACGCGGGGCTCACCGAGCTGCGTCTCTCCTACCGCGACTACGGTGCCGAACCCCGGGACGACATCGGTTTCCGCGTCGCGCGCTGGATTAATTAACGGGCCTGAATGGCAGTCTCCAGACAATATCAGGAGCAACGGTTATGGCGAGGAAAAGTATGTTGAAGATAACGCGTGTTTTCACTCTGCCCGGCGTCTTGCTACTGGCGCTGTCGGCGCCGGCACTGATTGCCGAGGAGAACACAGAAGAAAGCGCAAAAGAGAGCGTAAAAGAGAGCGCAGAAGAAACGGCAAATACGGAAGTTATCGCGCAGCCAGTCTCGGTCACCAAGAAAAAGCCTGCGCCCAAGATTCGGGCGCAAAGCGCAGAGAGTGCCGATAGCTACGAAGCATCGGAAGAAGTATCGGAAGACCTGGCGGTCTCCTACCCGGTGGATATCTAACCCGGGGAGCCGGTAATTGGCTGCCATCGGACCGGCAGCTAGCTCCACGATCAACCACAGATAGAACGCAGACCGAACACTAACAGACCGAATATCAATAGACAGAGCAATACCCGGGCCCTTTGCCAAAGGAATGGCCCTACAAAAAGCGGGAAATCCCATGAAATTCAAATCTTCAGATTTTGTCTTCCAGCTGTTTGCCCTGCTCGGGGCCATCATCCTGGTACACGCCATTTACGTTGCCATTATCCGCCCCAACGCCGATGCACTGATCGCAGAGCAGATGGCCCGGGAAGAGGCCGGAGAGACCTACATACAGCAGCGCTCGCTGTACATCGTGATGCGCGACTACGAACAGGAGGCCTGTTTCGTACTGATGCTCTGGGCTATGGCCATTATGGGCTTGAAGGCCCGGCGCAGCATGCGCGAACGCAAGCTGCTGGACCAGGCACTGCTGAATGTGAGCGAGGGAACCCCCATCCTGCCGGAAGACGCCCGGGATCTGTCGCGACCGATACAGGCCTTGCCGGAAGAGGAACGCAATTTTCTGCTTCCCCGCGCACTGCTCACCGCACTGCAGCGATTCGGTTCGACGCGCAATGTGGCCGCCGTTTCCAACTCGGTAAAAGAGGTATGTGAAACCGAAGGGGATCGCCTCGACAGCGAGCTGGCCATGGTGCGCTACATCACCTGGGCCATCCCCTCCATCGGGTTCATCGGCACCGTACGCGGTATCGGCGAGGCACTGGCGCAAGCACACCGCGCGGTAGAGGGCGATATCGCCGGGGTAACCGTGAGCCTGGGTGTGGCCTTCAACTCCACGTTTATCGCCCTGGTGATCAGTATCGTGATCATGTTCTTTACCCACCAGCTGCAATTGATGCAGGAACGCCTGGTGCTGGATACCCAAAATTATTGTGACAACAAACTGCTGCGCTTTTTGAAAGTCAGCTAACGCCAGAGGCGAACACGATTACGGCGACCTGAAACGCCCCCCGGAACAATCCGCAGGTATCCAGGGAAACGGATACCCGGCACTTAAACAGGAGCTCCCATGAGCAAAGGTGTACTGGAAATCAACGACTGCGGCCTGCGTATTTTTGATGGCACCAACGAAGTGGTGGAGAGCCCCGGGGTAGCCATCATTAACAACCGCGAAATTTTAACCGGCACCGCCGCACTGATGCGCGCCCGCAGCCATCCCACACAAGTCAATCACCAGTTCTGGCGCCGTCTCAGCCTGGAGTCGGTAAAGTCCGACAATTCTGGTTGCCGCCATCATGCAGACCTGGCCTTCTGTCACCTGAAAGAAATCGCCGGCCTGTGTGACCTGCCGGATGAAATTGCCCTGGCGGTACCCGGCAACTTTACCCGGGAACAGCTGGCGCTGCTGCTCGGCGTGGTAAAAGAAAGTCCGTTCAATTCAGTGGCGTTGGTGGATACCGCCACCGCCTGTATCGGCAGTTGCGCACCGCGGGGGATTCACCTGCATATCGAACTGCACCGCCACCAGACGCTGGTCAGTCGCATTGCGGTACACGAGCAAGCGGAACTGGATATTGCAGAAACGGTTACTGACGCCGGCCTGCAGCACTTTCAAGAGGCCTGGGCCCGAATTTTTACCGATGCCTTCATCATGCAGTGCCGCTTCGACCCCCTGCACTCTGCAGAAGCCGAACAGCAACTGTACGACATGCTCCCCCAGTGGATTGCCAAAGCCATGCGCCAGGGCGAGGTGATGGCTGAACTGGATGATCGCACGGCCAAGGTCAGCCTGCGCCAGTTACAGGACGCGAGCACGCCGATTCTGTCCCGGGTACGCGCGATGATTGAAAATCTCGCGGAATCCAACAGCGTGGTATTCGTTTCACACCGCTGGGCGGAAATTCCCGGCGGCGCGCAACTGGCAGAGCGCATTCACCTGTTGCCCCACAATGCCGTGGCTCAAGCGATAGAACAGCGCTGGCAGGAAATTCACAGCGACAGTGGCAACCTGCGCCTGGTTACGGTAGTGAGCGCGGCACCCGCCGACGAAATTGCCATTCAGGTGAATGCCGCCGCGGAGGCCGGTGCCACCCACCTGCTCTACGGCCATCGCGCCCTTGCGGCACAGCAACCGCTGTTTGTGAGCTGGCAGGAAGGGAAATTCAATGTCACGCCAACGCCCCCCAGCCACCCCGCAGCCACCATCACCAATCATGCCGGGCGCCTTGCCCTGCGGGTAGATGCGGGAGCAGAGCTGATGTTGAACGGCGAGCAGATTGCCGCCCCCGTCAACCTCACCGCAGGGGATCGCATCGGCGTGGCGAACTTTGAAGACGTAATTACTGCGATCAGTGTGGAGCACTATGGCGCGTAAAAACCGGCGGTTTACCACCTTCAGCCTGTCGTTTCTGGACATCATGTCCTGCGGCTTCGGCGCCGTGGCGTTGATCTTTCTGATCATCAAACACGGCTCCGACCACGACATCGAAGCTGAAAACCTGGACCTGTCGGCAGAAGTGAACCTGCTGCAGGAAGAAGTCCAGTTCGGCCGCGAGCATATGGTGCTGGCGCGTAACACCCTGGACACCACCAGCGACGAACTTGCCACTACCCAAGGGCTGGCGCGGCGCATCATGGAGCAGATTGAAGAGGTCAAGGGCAACATCGCCGAAGTCGATAGCAGCACCGATGAAATGGATATTGCGCGCCTGCAGGACAAGCTGAAGAAGCTTGAACAGGCGAAAAAGCAACTGGAAGAAGAAAACAAAAAGCTCGGCAACAATGTGCGCAAATTTGTTGGCGATGGCGACCGCCAATACCTCACCGGGTTGCGCCTCGGCGGCGATCGTATTCTGATACTACTGGATTCTTCCGCCAGTATGCTGGGGGATGAACTGATCAAAGTGATCCGCACGCGCAATATGTCGGACGCGGTAAAACGGGACACGGAAAAATGGCGTCGCGCTAAACAGACAGTGTCCTGGCTGGTGTCGCAGTTTCCACAAGACAGCCAGTACCAGATCTACACTTTCAATACCGGGTTTCGCGCCGCCATCGTCGGTACCGAAGACCGCTGGCTGAACGTGGACGACCGTGGGCAGATGGACAATGTCATTAAGGCCCTCGACACCGTAGTCCCGGAAAAAGGCACTAGCCTGGAGCGGATTTTTAACGCCGTGAACAGTATGTCGCCACTACCGGACAATATCATCCTGATCACCGACGGGCTGCCGACACAGGGGCTCAAAGCACCCAGGGGCAACACAATTTCCGGCA
It encodes:
- a CDS encoding PEGA domain-containing protein is translated as MTAKEAVPVRDSEPANEDASVIQPIGFTPAPVTSGSNKLLLSPKAIAVATCLLLGALMLIYLLVARSLIFETQPADAKVSVSGMALALGDGHLVLPGHYSYTVSATGYLPQSGEVEVSSDSNSRHAVNLERLPGHLRVVTEPQVPVRVLVNGAEVESSEGLAESIPAGRKRITILTERYLPFSKEIEIEGLDNTQTLTANLRPAWANVHITSTPAGATVSVEGRILGTTPLTAELVQGDRVVEVSLPQYKTVQLPVPVTAGVDQTLATVDLAAADGTLRVASNPPGASVTVDGEYRGQTPLDLSLASNSRHQLRFFMDGYSTVERSVDVRADDLQDMHVELTAVFGQVSITSSPAEAQVFIDGKLVGTAGQTFTLPTRSHNITVRKAGYEDYTTTIVPSSKLKQSVRAVLLTGEQARWSNVAAEITHGAGGKMLLMRPNAKFTMGSSRREQGRRANEVLRKISLTRPFYIGSTEVTNREYRRYQRMHSSSHTNGVSLDNDSLPVVNISWNDAALFCNWLSARDGLKEVYRAERGRVVGFDASANGYRMPTEAEWAWAARYERGAMRKFPWGESLPVGKNSGNFADSSAGQIVPAVLRTYNDRYAATAPVASFSPNPIGLFDMGGNVSEWIHDLYTVGTGLSLKEEENPVGPQDGDYHVVRGSSWKHAGLTELRLSYRDYGAEPRDDIGFRVARWIN
- a CDS encoding vWA domain-containing protein; this encodes MARKNRRFTTFSLSFLDIMSCGFGAVALIFLIIKHGSDHDIEAENLDLSAEVNLLQEEVQFGREHMVLARNTLDTTSDELATTQGLARRIMEQIEEVKGNIAEVDSSTDEMDIARLQDKLKKLEQAKKQLEEENKKLGNNVRKFVGDGDRQYLTGLRLGGDRILILLDSSASMLGDELIKVIRTRNMSDAVKRDTEKWRRAKQTVSWLVSQFPQDSQYQIYTFNTGFRAAIVGTEDRWLNVDDRGQMDNVIKALDTVVPEKGTSLERIFNAVNSMSPLPDNIILITDGLPTQGLKAPRGNTISGKERLKLFRSAVKALPKSIPVNVILAPMEGDPFAASEYWKLAMETQGSFLAPSKDWP
- a CDS encoding MotA/TolQ/ExbB proton channel family protein, whose amino-acid sequence is MKFKSSDFVFQLFALLGAIILVHAIYVAIIRPNADALIAEQMAREEAGETYIQQRSLYIVMRDYEQEACFVLMLWAMAIMGLKARRSMRERKLLDQALLNVSEGTPILPEDARDLSRPIQALPEEERNFLLPRALLTALQRFGSTRNVAAVSNSVKEVCETEGDRLDSELAMVRYITWAIPSIGFIGTVRGIGEALAQAHRAVEGDIAGVTVSLGVAFNSTFIALVISIVIMFFTHQLQLMQERLVLDTQNYCDNKLLRFLKVS